In Arthrobacter sp. B3I4, the following proteins share a genomic window:
- a CDS encoding ComF family protein, producing MKKHRVDRDPTPASVLDPDLDPAPPAAKHRGRYSGWTARFAERADAAARELLALAFPVECVCCGAEDRVLCAPCANRLRQLTRRAFRAEARAPALVDMEGSVLLPVVAAGVYRDELAQSLLSFKRHGQRQLAVALAKPLAAAIAASAAPVQGVLLVPVPTSGAAFRRRGFGPVHLLLAHARRSPGLQSAAVADVLRAARASRRRGLDLKGPGQKGLGRAARARRVRGSMRVKGGIRPPELKGRACIVVDDVLTTGATLAEAARALGAAGAVVRGAVVLAATRPPVRGDCAGTNPAPVRKQRVTENK from the coding sequence GTGAAGAAGCACCGGGTTGACCGCGACCCCACCCCTGCCTCCGTCCTTGACCCGGACCTTGATCCGGCGCCGCCTGCCGCGAAACACCGCGGCCGTTATTCCGGCTGGACGGCGCGGTTCGCTGAGCGCGCGGACGCAGCCGCCCGGGAGCTGCTGGCACTCGCGTTCCCAGTCGAGTGCGTCTGTTGCGGCGCCGAGGACCGGGTCCTTTGTGCTCCCTGCGCCAACCGGCTCCGCCAGCTCACGCGCCGGGCGTTCCGGGCCGAGGCGAGGGCTCCGGCGCTGGTCGACATGGAGGGCTCCGTGCTGCTGCCGGTTGTGGCGGCCGGGGTCTACCGTGACGAGCTGGCGCAGAGCCTGCTCTCCTTCAAGCGACACGGTCAGCGCCAGCTGGCGGTGGCACTGGCCAAGCCACTCGCCGCGGCCATCGCCGCCTCCGCGGCCCCGGTACAGGGGGTCCTGCTGGTCCCCGTCCCCACCAGCGGGGCGGCCTTCCGACGCAGGGGCTTCGGCCCCGTCCATCTCCTGCTGGCCCACGCGCGGCGCAGCCCCGGGCTGCAGAGCGCAGCGGTCGCCGATGTACTTCGGGCCGCCCGGGCCTCCCGGCGAAGGGGACTGGACCTGAAGGGGCCTGGACAGAAAGGACTGGGCCGTGCGGCGCGGGCACGGCGGGTACGCGGCTCCATGCGGGTGAAGGGCGGAATCCGTCCGCCGGAGCTGAAAGGAAGGGCCTGCATCGTCGTAGACGACGTGCTCACCACGGGGGCCACCCTCGCCGAGGCGGCCAGGGCCCTGGGCGCCGCGGGAGCCGTGGTCCGCGGAGCGGTGGTCCTCGCGGCGACACGCCCGCCTGTGCGCGGTGACTGTGCCGGGACAAACCCCGCACCCGTGCGGAAGCAACGGGTAACGGAAAACAAATAA